A section of the Hirschia baltica ATCC 49814 genome encodes:
- a CDS encoding YciI family protein produces MQFLCLIYGTEGKDPQPGTPEFGAYMQDYETFSALCAQNGVLVNANALEPVATASTVTMENGKAEIMDGPFAETKEQLGGYYLLECKDLDEALEYAAKIPTARYGRVEVRPIMVFE; encoded by the coding sequence ATGCAGTTTCTATGTTTGATTTATGGAACAGAAGGTAAAGACCCTCAGCCTGGTACACCTGAGTTTGGTGCTTATATGCAGGATTATGAAACATTTAGCGCTCTTTGCGCGCAGAATGGTGTTTTGGTCAACGCAAACGCATTGGAGCCAGTGGCAACAGCTAGCACTGTCACAATGGAGAATGGTAAAGCTGAAATAATGGATGGTCCATTTGCCGAAACCAAAGAGCAATTGGGTGGTTATTATCTGCTCGAATGTAAGGATTTGGATGAAGCATTGGAATATGCTGCCAAAATTCCAACAGCGCGATATGGCCGTGTAGAAGTGCGACCAATTATGGTGTTTGAATAG
- a CDS encoding VOC family protein: MNIDYIEFVASDFSSVMAFYGSVFGWEFEEWGEEYLAFSNAGLEGGFRKSKDKPVRGGTLVILLAKDMEALEATEKSVLEAGGTVTEHHEFPGGKRFHFLDPVGNELAVWTKRPIEE, translated from the coding sequence ATGAACATAGATTATATTGAATTTGTCGCGAGCGATTTTTCCAGTGTCATGGCATTTTATGGATCTGTTTTCGGATGGGAATTTGAAGAATGGGGGGAGGAATATCTCGCTTTTTCGAATGCTGGCCTTGAGGGTGGATTTCGCAAGTCTAAAGATAAGCCAGTGCGGGGCGGGACGCTTGTTATACTTCTCGCTAAAGACATGGAGGCATTAGAGGCGACTGAGAAATCAGTTTTGGAAGCTGGTGGCACCGTAACTGAACATCATGAATTTCCGGGCGGAAAGCGGTTTCATTTTCTTGACCCTGTGGGCAATGAACTTGCTGTATGGACAAAACGCCCAATAGAAGAATAG
- a CDS encoding DUF2975 domain-containing protein has translation MSQIHILPNSSRNICTVCKWLTIVGALALGLQLIFGNGLDEIVNKHWNMLSLEIRENTTYSNPKKIAVFALASLDFIGMYLLAFAIWRIFNSLVKHGPFSIDISKALSFMGLAIIIASLLNIIAPTLMALAITYDNPPQMHVLTIQLSAGAISMLFIGIVIRILGKIMLQASHIADENRQFV, from the coding sequence ATGAGTCAGATACACATACTGCCAAACTCCTCACGCAATATCTGTACAGTCTGTAAATGGCTAACAATAGTGGGTGCCCTAGCGCTCGGGCTTCAACTTATTTTCGGCAATGGTCTGGATGAAATTGTAAACAAGCATTGGAATATGCTTTCGCTAGAAATTCGAGAGAATACCACTTATTCCAACCCCAAAAAAATTGCCGTTTTTGCTCTCGCCAGCTTAGACTTTATTGGAATGTATCTACTCGCTTTTGCGATTTGGCGTATCTTCAACTCGCTCGTAAAGCACGGCCCATTTTCCATAGACATTTCAAAAGCATTGTCATTTATGGGGTTGGCGATAATCATCGCCTCGCTATTGAACATAATCGCGCCGACATTGATGGCTCTCGCGATAACATATGATAACCCGCCGCAAATGCATGTGCTGACAATCCAATTATCAGCTGGTGCGATATCAATGCTATTTATTGGAATTGTAATTAGAATACTTGGAAAAATTATGCTGCAAGCATCTCATATTGCTGATGAAAACCGGCAGTTTGTTTGA
- a CDS encoding LysR family transcriptional regulator, whose translation MVQSMDWDKLKSFHAAAETGSLTAAGERLGISQSAVSRQIASLEEALQNSLFQRHARGLILTEAGRILHRATAEMASSARTAESALNDTGDTPQGQLHVTAPVAFGSFWLAPRIHKFADMYPRMRIKLSLDDREFDLLTLEAECAIRLWAANKADLIQRKLVTVRTSLYASEEYLANNGTPERAEDLDRHRIISFGEDAEQMKAMNWAQRVGRDDRPEREPALQINNVNGMMRAVRSGLGIADLPEYMVSKEFGLKKVLPELTGPTFDLYFIYPADLKRSRRISIFRDFITSELKADRQQVK comes from the coding sequence ATGGTACAATCTATGGACTGGGATAAGCTCAAATCCTTCCATGCTGCGGCAGAAACTGGCAGTCTCACGGCTGCTGGGGAACGATTAGGTATTTCTCAATCGGCTGTTTCACGTCAGATTGCCTCTCTGGAAGAAGCGTTGCAAAATTCGCTTTTCCAAAGACATGCTCGTGGTCTAATTCTTACTGAAGCAGGTAGAATACTTCACCGCGCAACCGCTGAAATGGCATCCTCTGCCCGTACAGCCGAGTCCGCACTGAACGACACCGGAGACACACCGCAAGGCCAGCTTCATGTCACGGCACCTGTTGCTTTTGGATCTTTCTGGCTCGCACCGCGTATCCATAAATTTGCTGACATGTATCCGCGTATGCGCATCAAATTATCGCTTGATGACCGTGAGTTTGATTTGCTCACGCTTGAAGCTGAATGTGCGATTCGTTTATGGGCTGCCAACAAAGCTGACCTCATACAACGCAAACTCGTGACCGTTCGCACAAGCCTTTATGCCTCAGAAGAATACCTCGCTAACAATGGTACACCTGAACGTGCAGAAGATTTAGATCGTCACCGCATTATTTCATTCGGTGAGGACGCAGAACAAATGAAAGCGATGAATTGGGCACAGCGTGTTGGCCGCGATGATCGCCCCGAACGCGAGCCCGCTCTGCAAATCAACAATGTGAATGGAATGATGCGTGCTGTCCGCTCTGGTCTAGGCATTGCTGACCTTCCCGAATATATGGTGTCGAAGGAATTTGGACTGAAAAAAGTTCTTCCAGAACTAACCGGTCCAACATTTGATCTTTACTTCATCTATCCTGCGGATTTGAAACGTTCTCGCCGTATTAGTATTTTTAGAGACTTCATAACTTCAGAGCTAAAAGCCGACCGCCAACAGGTCAAATAA
- the trxB gene encoding thioredoxin-disulfide reductase yields the protein MSNTEHRSLIILGSGPAGYTAAIYAARAMRKPMLIAGMQPGGQLTITTEVENYPGFAETIQGPWLMEQMKGQAEHVGTEIVEDHIKSVDLNNRPFTLIGESGTTYTCDALIISTGAQAKWLGLDSEKKFQGFGVSACATCDGFFYRGKEVIVVGGGNTAVEEALFLTNFASKVTLVHRRDSLRAERILQERLLNHEKVEVVWDHQLEEVVGDENPLGVTGVKLKNVKTGEIIDREAHGVFIAIGHAPATSLFDGQLEMKQGGYLITAPDSSKTSVPGVYAAGDVTDDKFRQAVTAAGMGCMAALESDHFLAELELNNK from the coding sequence ATGAGCAATACCGAGCACCGTTCACTGATCATCCTTGGATCAGGCCCTGCAGGATATACAGCTGCGATCTATGCTGCGCGCGCAATGCGTAAACCTATGCTAATTGCAGGTATGCAGCCTGGCGGTCAGCTAACAATCACAACCGAAGTTGAAAACTACCCTGGTTTTGCTGAAACCATTCAAGGCCCATGGCTGATGGAGCAAATGAAAGGGCAAGCTGAACATGTCGGGACTGAGATTGTCGAAGATCACATCAAATCAGTTGACCTGAACAACCGACCTTTCACACTGATTGGTGAAAGCGGAACAACATACACATGTGATGCATTGATCATTTCTACAGGTGCACAAGCTAAATGGCTTGGCCTTGATTCTGAAAAGAAATTTCAAGGATTTGGTGTATCTGCATGTGCCACATGTGATGGTTTCTTCTATCGCGGCAAAGAAGTCATTGTTGTTGGCGGCGGGAACACAGCGGTTGAAGAAGCACTCTTCCTCACCAATTTTGCATCCAAAGTCACATTGGTTCACCGCCGTGATAGCCTACGTGCAGAGCGCATCCTACAAGAGCGCTTGCTCAATCATGAGAAAGTGGAAGTTGTCTGGGATCACCAACTTGAAGAAGTTGTCGGTGATGAAAACCCACTTGGCGTCACAGGTGTAAAACTGAAAAATGTCAAAACAGGTGAAATCATAGACCGTGAAGCCCATGGTGTATTCATCGCCATTGGTCACGCACCGGCAACATCCCTATTTGACGGCCAACTTGAGATGAAACAAGGCGGCTATCTCATCACAGCCCCTGATTCGTCCAAAACATCCGTCCCCGGCGTTTATGCTGCTGGAGACGTAACAGATGACAAATTCCGCCAAGCCGTCACCGCTGCTGGAATGGGATGCATGGCAGCACTCGAATCTGATCATTTTCTTGCTGAATTAGAATTAAACAATAAATAA
- a CDS encoding helix-turn-helix domain-containing protein: protein MTIIVRLDVMLALRKMKSKELAQEIGISEQNLSLLRQGKVKGVRFETLDKICEILDCKPGDLIDRE from the coding sequence ATGACCATCATAGTAAGACTAGATGTCATGCTCGCATTGCGGAAAATGAAATCAAAAGAATTAGCTCAAGAAATAGGTATTTCCGAACAAAACCTCTCCCTACTCAGGCAGGGAAAGGTCAAAGGTGTTCGCTTTGAAACGCTAGATAAGATTTGTGAGATACTCGATTGCAAACCGGGTGATCTTATCGACCGTGAATAA
- a CDS encoding zinc ribbon domain-containing protein YjdM → MSELPPCPKCESIYTYEDGALLICPECAHEWSAAETAEDTAEKVYKDANGTILQDGDAVTVIKDLKVKGSSLVVKVGTKVKSIRLIDGDHDIDCKIDGIGPMQLKTQFVKKI, encoded by the coding sequence ATGAGCGAATTACCACCCTGCCCAAAATGTGAATCAATTTACACATATGAAGACGGTGCACTCCTCATCTGCCCAGAATGTGCGCATGAATGGTCCGCAGCTGAAACCGCTGAAGATACCGCCGAAAAAGTCTATAAAGATGCCAATGGCACCATCCTTCAGGACGGCGATGCGGTCACAGTGATCAAAGACCTAAAAGTCAAAGGCTCATCTCTTGTTGTAAAGGTCGGCACCAAGGTGAAATCTATCCGGCTCATAGATGGCGATCATGACATTGATTGTAAAATTGATGGTATCGGGCCAATGCAACTCAAAACTCAGTTCGTGAAGAAGATTTAG
- a CDS encoding LysE family translocator, with protein sequence MSLETWLVFAFLCFMAGVSPGPAVFLTISNVIRFGRRAAIISGSANAIGLVVLGLCIGYGLGGLMQASAFAFTMVKIVGGAYLVWLGIKSWRATGNFIAAEGGEIAPDEVSLFRTSFILSITNPKAIVIMGAMFPAFMQAESSLWLQSAIMATTYAFMCFIVHYAIAYMGEYIRPFFQSSQRLKYLRRVIGSLFVGFGLTLVATR encoded by the coding sequence GTGTCATTAGAAACGTGGCTTGTATTTGCCTTTTTGTGTTTTATGGCCGGTGTAAGTCCTGGGCCAGCAGTCTTTCTTACAATTTCTAACGTGATCCGTTTTGGTCGTCGTGCTGCGATTATTTCTGGTAGTGCGAATGCCATTGGGTTGGTCGTTTTGGGACTTTGCATCGGGTATGGGCTAGGTGGATTAATGCAGGCTTCTGCGTTTGCGTTTACAATGGTCAAAATCGTCGGTGGGGCTTATCTGGTTTGGCTTGGTATTAAATCCTGGCGTGCAACTGGCAATTTTATTGCTGCAGAAGGCGGTGAGATTGCTCCCGATGAGGTGAGCTTGTTTCGCACATCTTTTATTCTCAGTATTACTAATCCCAAAGCTATCGTAATTATGGGGGCGATGTTTCCAGCTTTTATGCAGGCTGAGTCTAGCTTGTGGCTTCAATCTGCTATTATGGCGACGACCTATGCTTTTATGTGTTTCATTGTGCATTATGCTATCGCGTATATGGGAGAATATATCCGTCCATTTTTCCAAAGTTCGCAGCGTTTGAAATATCTACGCCGTGTGATTGGCAGCCTGTTTGTGGGTTTTGGTCTGACATTAGTGGCGACAAGATAA
- a CDS encoding thioesterase family protein: MDKTNLFDFQVTWRDLDANGHMANTAYMDFATYSRIVYFEQYGFGAKAMKELEVGPVALNDNLSYRREMHMLDKFKIELMWAGVNSKDTRYVIVNRFSALDGTITAEVRSMVVWMDLNTRKVIVPPQMLLDAVNALPKTDDFAPL, translated from the coding sequence ATGGACAAAACCAATTTATTTGATTTTCAGGTAACATGGCGTGACCTTGATGCGAATGGGCATATGGCCAACACAGCCTATATGGATTTTGCGACATACAGCCGGATTGTTTATTTTGAGCAATATGGGTTTGGTGCCAAAGCGATGAAGGAGCTTGAAGTCGGGCCGGTCGCGCTCAATGATAATTTATCGTATCGGCGCGAAATGCACATGCTTGATAAGTTTAAAATCGAGCTCATGTGGGCTGGTGTAAATTCTAAAGATACGCGCTATGTGATCGTCAATCGCTTTAGTGCGCTCGATGGCACGATAACGGCTGAAGTACGCTCAATGGTCGTTTGGATGGATTTAAATACGCGCAAGGTTATTGTACCGCCGCAAATGTTGTTGGATGCTGTCAATGCACTCCCCAAAACAGATGATTTTGCGCCGCTTTGA
- a CDS encoding Dps family protein yields MKMDIGISKDDRTAIADALSQVLADTYALYMKTHNYHWNVEGPQFSAYHAMFELQYTELWAALDEIAERIRSLGLYAPAVSEIYERSGIKQDTAIPSANDMIANLVADNETVVRAARDALKLAGDKDDDATADLMTQRAAASEKAAWMLRSHIA; encoded by the coding sequence TTGAAAATGGATATCGGAATCTCAAAAGACGACCGGACAGCAATCGCGGATGCCTTAAGTCAGGTGCTTGCAGATACATATGCGTTGTACATGAAAACGCACAATTATCACTGGAATGTAGAAGGGCCTCAATTCTCTGCCTATCACGCCATGTTTGAGCTTCAATATACTGAATTATGGGCTGCGCTGGATGAGATTGCAGAACGAATTCGTTCACTTGGATTGTACGCACCAGCAGTCAGTGAAATATATGAGCGCTCTGGCATCAAACAAGATACAGCAATTCCATCTGCAAATGACATGATTGCCAATCTGGTGGCAGACAATGAGACTGTCGTACGCGCAGCGCGTGATGCACTGAAACTTGCCGGTGATAAAGATGATGATGCAACAGCTGATCTCATGACACAGCGAGCAGCCGCAAGCGAGAAAGCAGCATGGATGCTGCGCTCACACATCGCTTAA
- a CDS encoding RNA polymerase sigma factor — protein MLPPYTLDQTIEKIVKEEWGRILSCVTKNVGDIQLAEDSLQDAVEAALKHWKKNGIPKSPAAWLISVSHRKAIDRLRRLKTFENKQADLQYLTQMTLLDQAISSTSIIPDERLEMIFTCCHPALEEKTRVALTLRTIGGLKTEEIARAFLDTPTAMAQRLVRAKKKIKLAGIPYRIPDQQMMPSRLRGVLAVIYLIFNEGYAASSGDALTRVDLIDEAIRLARILMQLLPEEAEVAGLYALLLLHDARRFARIDKQGHMVALEFQDRKLWDKSKFEEGRHVLKQALALQTIGPYQLQACISALHGEAVDWESTDWQQIAALYALLYKLQPNSVVKINHALAVSYAYSVAAALEMLTELDFNSDMQNHISFLLAKADLFYRSGRREEASQLLEKAVPFTKNQIEKDFIQRKLQLWLKPE, from the coding sequence ATGCTGCCTCCTTATACTCTGGATCAGACCATCGAAAAGATCGTGAAAGAGGAATGGGGGCGCATACTTTCCTGCGTGACAAAAAACGTGGGAGATATCCAATTAGCTGAAGACAGCTTGCAAGATGCTGTAGAAGCTGCATTGAAGCACTGGAAGAAGAACGGGATACCGAAATCGCCCGCAGCGTGGTTGATTTCGGTTTCACACCGCAAAGCAATAGATCGACTAAGGCGTCTCAAGACATTTGAAAACAAGCAAGCGGACTTGCAATATCTCACTCAGATGACCTTGTTGGATCAGGCAATTTCAAGCACATCAATCATTCCCGACGAACGGTTGGAAATGATCTTCACTTGCTGCCATCCAGCGCTAGAAGAAAAAACGCGAGTGGCGCTCACATTGCGCACAATTGGCGGGTTAAAAACCGAAGAAATTGCACGCGCATTTTTAGATACGCCCACAGCGATGGCGCAGCGACTGGTAAGGGCGAAGAAAAAGATCAAATTGGCCGGTATTCCATACAGGATACCTGATCAACAGATGATGCCATCGCGATTGCGAGGGGTGCTGGCCGTCATTTATCTGATTTTCAATGAAGGTTATGCGGCTAGTTCTGGTGATGCGCTGACACGGGTCGATTTGATTGATGAAGCAATTCGTCTTGCCCGTATTTTAATGCAGTTATTGCCAGAAGAGGCTGAAGTTGCGGGTCTGTATGCTTTGTTGCTTTTGCATGATGCGCGCCGGTTTGCGAGGATTGATAAGCAGGGCCATATGGTGGCTTTGGAATTTCAAGACCGTAAACTTTGGGACAAATCCAAATTTGAAGAAGGCCGCCATGTATTAAAGCAAGCTTTGGCTTTGCAAACCATTGGTCCTTATCAATTACAGGCATGTATTAGCGCGCTTCATGGCGAGGCGGTCGACTGGGAAAGCACGGATTGGCAACAGATCGCAGCGCTGTATGCGCTGCTTTATAAATTGCAGCCGAATTCGGTTGTGAAAATAAATCACGCCTTAGCAGTGTCTTATGCGTATTCTGTCGCGGCGGCTTTGGAAATGCTGACGGAGTTAGATTTCAATAGCGACATGCAAAACCATATCTCATTCCTTCTGGCTAAAGCTGATTTGTTTTATCGTTCTGGTCGGCGAGAAGAGGCATCACAATTGTTGGAAAAAGCAGTGCCATTTACAAAAAATCAGATTGAAAAAGACTTCATTCAACGCAAACTTCAACTTTGGCTGAAACCAGAATGA